A window of the Emys orbicularis isolate rEmyOrb1 chromosome 1, rEmyOrb1.hap1, whole genome shotgun sequence genome harbors these coding sequences:
- the LOC135882142 gene encoding olfactory receptor 51G2-like: MSAVNDTKLKYAMFLLTRIPGQEDVHLWISIPFCFIYVFSILGNSLILFIIKTDPSLHEPMYIFLSMLAVTDLGLSISTMPTILGIYLFNSREISLDACFAQLFFIHSFAFIESSILLLMAFDRFVAISNPLRYASILTLPRIAKMGLVCVLRGVAVSFPFPFLLKRFQYCQANVLSHSYCLHQDVMKLACSDITVNYIYGLFLTVFTVGLDSLLIFLSYVMILKTVLSVASHAECLRALNTCISHLCAVLLFYTPDIGLSLIHRLGKGSSPLLQIVLGYIYLLVPPLMNPIVYSVKSKHLRARIIRVFVK; the protein is encoded by the coding sequence atgtcagctgtcaatgacaccaaaCTCAAATACGCAATGTTCCTTCTCACCaggatacctgggcaggaagacgtccatctctggatctccatccccttctgcttcATTTATGTTTTTTCAATATTGGGAAATTCActcattctgttcattataaaaacagatccaagcctccatgagcccatgtacattttcctttccatgttggcaGTCACAGACCTTGGCTTATCGATATCCACCATGCCTACAATACTGGGCATATATTTGTTTAACTCTAGGGAGATCAGCCTCGATGCCTGTTttgcccagctgttcttcatccactcaTTTGCATTCATTGAATCCTCCATACTCTTGCTGATGGCATTTGACCGCTTTGTCGCGATCTCTAACCCactgagatatgcttccatcttaacCCTGCCGAGAATAGCCAAGATGGGACTGGTGTGTGTGCTAAGAGGGGTGGCTGTATCATTCCCTTTCCCCTTTCTCCTGAAACGGTTCCAATACTGTCAAGCCAATGTCCTTtcccattcctactgcctgcACCAGGATGTTATGAAGCTGGCTTGTTCGGACATCACAGTCAACTACATCTATGGCTTGTTTCTTACAGTCTTCACGGTGGGGTTGGATTCACTGCTCATTttcctctcttatgtgatgatcctcaaaactGTGCTAAGTGTTGCATCACACGCGGAGTGCCtcagggccctgaacacctgcaTCTCCCACCTCTGCGCTGTCCTGCTCTTCTACACACCAGATATCGGCTTGTCTTTGATACACAGATTGGGGAAGGGCTCTTCTCCCTTACTACAGATTGTCCTGGGCTACATCTACCTGCTCGTCCCACCCCTGATGAACCCAATCGTGTACagcgtgaaaagcaaacaccttcgtgcGAGGATAATCAGAGTGTTTGTCAAGTGA